The Aeromicrobium yanjiei genome includes a region encoding these proteins:
- a CDS encoding putative protein N(5)-glutamine methyltransferase produces the protein MVEVFDVSDVVARLRAAGSVYAEDEAAVLRAAAGSQDDLESMVRRRVAGEPLEVVVGWAEFCGHRVVVEPGVFVPRTRTGVLVDQGARLIGPGAVVVDLCCGTGAVGLALHARVDGIELHAADIDPAAVRCARRNLEPLGAAVHQGDLFDALPGTLQGAVDLLVVNAPYVPTAAISTMPPEAREHEPLAALDGGGDGVDLHRRVAAHALTWLAPGGHLLIETSPRQAALTTAAMATGALASRVVTDAVIDGSVAIGWAR, from the coding sequence ATGGTCGAGGTCTTCGACGTGTCCGACGTGGTCGCCCGGTTGCGCGCCGCCGGCAGTGTGTACGCCGAGGACGAGGCCGCCGTGCTCCGCGCTGCCGCCGGCTCGCAGGACGACCTGGAGTCGATGGTCCGCCGGCGGGTCGCGGGGGAGCCGCTCGAGGTCGTCGTCGGCTGGGCCGAGTTCTGCGGCCACCGTGTGGTCGTCGAGCCCGGTGTCTTCGTGCCCCGCACCCGCACGGGAGTCCTGGTCGACCAGGGCGCACGCCTCATCGGGCCCGGGGCCGTCGTGGTGGACCTGTGCTGCGGCACCGGCGCCGTGGGACTCGCGCTGCACGCCCGGGTCGACGGCATCGAGCTCCACGCGGCCGACATCGATCCGGCGGCCGTACGCTGCGCCCGCCGCAACCTCGAGCCGCTCGGCGCCGCGGTCCACCAGGGCGACCTGTTCGACGCGCTGCCCGGGACGCTGCAGGGTGCCGTGGACCTGCTCGTGGTCAATGCGCCGTACGTGCCGACCGCGGCGATCTCCACCATGCCGCCCGAGGCGCGTGAGCACGAGCCCCTGGCCGCGCTGGACGGGGGAGGGGACGGTGTGGACCTGCATCGACGCGTCGCCGCGCACGCGCTCACGTGGCTGGCACCGGGCGGCCATCTCCTCATCGAGACGAGCCCGCGGCAGGCTGCGCTGACGACTGCGGCGATGGCGACCGGAGCGCTCGCGTCGAGGGTCGTGACCGATGCGGTCATCGATGGATCCGTTGCCATCGGATGGGCGCGATGA
- a CDS encoding RecQ family ATP-dependent DNA helicase, giving the protein MTTEADATTALRRLTGRDDAVFHDGQLEAIEALVDGHRRALVVQRTGWGKSAVYFISTLLLRQRGAGPTLLVSPLLALMRDQVAAAARAGVRAVAINSANPHEWEETRAKLAADEVDILLVSPERLNNPRFRDEQLPALVERMGMLVVDEAHCISDWGHDFRPDYRRLAELIAKLPDDLPVLATTATANARVVTDVAEQLGAEGEVLTIRGSLARTSLRLGVLELPGARDRLGWLLSHLAELPGSGIIYALTVSNAEDTARLLREGGHAVRAYTGRTDPEQREELERQLKDNEIKALVATSALGMGFDKPDLGFVIHLGAPSSPVAYYQQVGRAGRATDNADVLLLPGREDRDIWTYFATSSMPSEERAAAVIDALGDETLSTPALEARVNLRRSPLELLLKVLDVDGAVRRVQGGWVATGVPWTYDRERYERIAAARDAEQQSMLTYQRDTTCRMEMLQRDLDDPTASPCGRCDNCTTPWYPTGIDPAATQAASSTLDKVGVEIEPRAQWPSGAERLGVEAKGKIPVDDRAEPGRAVARLTDLGWGNVLRELFAAGAPDGPVTDELLGACVRVLKDWGWDERPAAVVSIPSRSRPQLVDSLARGIARIGRLTDLGSLDQVGPEPRGGPGGNSAYRLADVWGTFAVGPALADGLRELGGRPVLLIDDRVDSRWTLTVAARELRRSGAGAVLPLALAVVA; this is encoded by the coding sequence ATGACCACCGAAGCCGACGCCACGACCGCTCTGCGACGCCTGACCGGGCGGGACGACGCGGTCTTCCACGACGGCCAGCTGGAGGCGATCGAGGCGCTGGTGGACGGTCACCGGCGCGCGCTGGTCGTGCAGCGCACCGGCTGGGGCAAGTCCGCGGTCTACTTCATCTCCACCCTGCTGCTGCGTCAGCGCGGGGCGGGCCCGACGCTGCTGGTGTCGCCCCTGCTCGCCCTGATGCGCGACCAGGTCGCGGCAGCCGCCCGCGCCGGGGTGCGGGCCGTGGCGATCAACTCGGCCAACCCGCACGAGTGGGAGGAGACCCGGGCCAAGCTGGCGGCCGACGAGGTCGACATCCTGCTCGTCTCTCCCGAGCGGCTCAACAACCCCCGCTTCCGTGACGAGCAGCTGCCGGCCCTGGTCGAGCGCATGGGCATGCTGGTCGTCGACGAGGCCCACTGCATCTCTGACTGGGGCCACGACTTCCGTCCCGACTACCGCCGGCTCGCCGAGCTCATCGCCAAGCTGCCCGACGACCTGCCGGTGCTGGCGACGACCGCGACGGCCAACGCCCGCGTGGTGACCGACGTCGCGGAGCAGCTGGGGGCCGAGGGCGAGGTGCTGACGATCCGCGGCTCCCTGGCGCGTACGTCGCTGCGACTCGGCGTCCTCGAGCTGCCCGGCGCGCGCGACCGGCTCGGCTGGTTGCTCAGCCACCTGGCCGAGCTGCCCGGCAGCGGCATCATCTACGCGCTGACGGTCTCGAACGCCGAGGACACCGCGCGGCTGCTGCGCGAGGGCGGCCACGCGGTGCGCGCCTACACCGGCCGCACCGATCCCGAGCAGCGCGAGGAGCTCGAGCGCCAGCTCAAGGACAACGAGATCAAGGCGCTCGTGGCGACCAGCGCCCTCGGCATGGGGTTCGACAAGCCCGATCTCGGTTTCGTGATCCACCTCGGGGCACCGTCGTCGCCGGTCGCGTACTACCAGCAGGTCGGCCGTGCGGGCCGCGCCACCGACAACGCCGACGTGCTGCTGCTGCCCGGCCGCGAGGACCGCGACATCTGGACCTACTTCGCGACGTCCTCGATGCCGAGCGAGGAACGTGCGGCGGCCGTGATCGACGCGCTGGGCGACGAGACGCTCTCGACGCCCGCTCTGGAGGCCAGGGTCAACCTGCGCCGTTCGCCGCTCGAGCTGCTGCTCAAGGTGCTCGACGTCGACGGTGCGGTCCGCCGCGTGCAGGGCGGCTGGGTCGCGACCGGCGTCCCGTGGACGTACGACCGCGAGCGCTATGAGCGCATCGCCGCGGCCCGCGACGCCGAGCAGCAGTCGATGCTCACCTACCAGCGCGACACCACGTGCCGTATGGAGATGCTGCAGCGAGACCTCGACGACCCGACCGCGTCGCCGTGCGGTCGCTGCGACAACTGCACGACCCCTTGGTACCCGACCGGCATCGACCCCGCCGCGACCCAGGCCGCGTCCAGCACGCTGGACAAGGTCGGCGTCGAGATCGAGCCACGCGCCCAGTGGCCCTCGGGGGCCGAGCGGCTCGGCGTCGAGGCCAAGGGCAAGATCCCTGTCGACGACCGCGCCGAGCCCGGTCGCGCGGTCGCGCGCTTGACCGACCTCGGCTGGGGCAACGTGCTGCGCGAGCTGTTCGCGGCCGGGGCGCCCGACGGACCCGTCACCGACGAGCTGCTCGGCGCCTGCGTGCGCGTGCTGAAGGACTGGGGCTGGGACGAGCGTCCCGCGGCCGTCGTGAGCATCCCGTCGCGATCGCGCCCCCAGCTCGTCGACTCCCTGGCCCGCGGCATCGCCCGCATCGGCCGGCTCACCGACCTGGGCTCGCTCGACCAGGTCGGTCCCGAGCCGCGCGGGGGGCCCGGCGGCAACAGTGCCTACCGGCTCGCCGACGTGTGGGGGACGTTCGCGGTGGGCCCCGCCCTCGCGGACGGTCTGCGCGAGCTCGGCGGCAGGCCCGTGCTCCTGATCGACGACCGGGTCGACAGCCGCTGGACGCTGACCGTCGCGGCCCGCGAGCTGCGCCGCAGCGGCGCCGGGGCGGTGCTCCCGCTCGCTCTCGCGGTGGTCGCCTGA